The genomic window CACGACCCCTATAATCGCGTCCTAGAATCACCTGAATTCTAGCGGATTTAGACCAACCATCAATGTCGATCAAAAAAATCATTCCAATAATATCGCCATTGGTATTTTTAGCGTCATCAATAAGATCTGGCACAATTGACCATGCGATTGTTGGGCGCGATTGAGCATCTCCAATAACCCCAGCATAATCAGACATACTTTTATCATTATTGCCCAAAGACCACTGCACAGAACGCTCAACCCACGCATGAACCATAGCACGTTCAGATTGTGAATCCTTGCCAGTTATAACAGCCGCACCATCAAAAGCATGTAATGAATCCATCCTCGCTAAATCTTCGATGGTTGCTTGCCTAAGACGAGCCATCTCGCCGCGTATTGACGGAATTACAATACTTTCTGGTAACTCTCGAGAGTTTGTAGAGTCAGCATTGACTTCCTGCATATTCACCTGTTTCCTGTACCTAATTGACCTTGCGTTACAAAAAGTTCTACAAAAAGCATAAGCAAAATACAAATGCGTAAGCAACTACAATATAAGATTACACTTTTTGCACTCTACACAATGCTATAAAACACAAGGTTAAAACGCAAAGCATAAAATGCAAAAAGTGCATCTATAAACTATTCTTTTCTAGCTAAATTTTAATCTAACTAAAATTTAAATCAGCCTTTAATCTTTGCCATCACGATCTTAGTAACAGCCTTAGCATCAGCCTGACCTTTAGTCGCACGCATAACAGCGCCAATAATTGCGCCCATCGGCTTCATATTTCCAGCCTTAAGCTTTTCTGCAACTTCAGGATCAGCAGCAAGAGCAGCGTCAACAGCAGCTTCTAAAGCGCCGTCGTCGTTCATAACCTTGAATCCGTGCTTCTTAACAACTTCATCAGGCTTACCCTCGCCAGCCAAAACGCATGCAACAGTTTGCTTAGCGAGCTTATCGTTAAGATTGCCATCTGCAATTAGCTTTTCAACTTCAGCCACATCTTGCGGAGTAATAGGCAATTCTTCCAAAGTCACGCCACGAGTGTTTGCTTCGCGAGCAAGCTCACCAAGCCACCACTTCTTAGCACCAGCAGCACTTGCACCAGCCTTAACGGTTTCTTCAACCAAATCAAGAGCATCCGCGTTAAGAATATCTCGCATTTCAAGATCGCTAATACCCCATTCGCTTTGCAAACGGTTACGGCGCTCGCGAGGCATTTCCGGCATTTCGGCCTTCATGCGCTCAATATGCTCTTTAGTTATATGAAGCATAACCAAATCAGGATCTGGGAAGTAGCGATAATCGTCAGCATCCGACTTCACACGACCGCCAGCAGTAGTCTGAGTTGCTTCATCCCAGTGACGAGTTTCCTGCAAAATCTCGCCACCTTCGCTCAAAATAGCAGCCTGACGACGAATCTCATATTGCAGCGTCTTTTCAATACCGCGGAATGTGTTCACATTCTTAGTTTCGGAACGCGTACCAAATGGATCGGTTGGCTTTCTGCGAAGCGAAACGTTCACGTCAGCACGCATATTGCCCTGCTCCATACGAGCGTGGGAAATGTTAAGAGCGCGAACAATATCGCGAATAGCACGCATATAAGCACCAGCAATTTCTGGAGCGCGGCTACCCGCACCTTCGATTGGCTTAGTTACAATCTCAATTAAAGGCACGCCTGCACGATTGTAATCAACCAAAGAATGATTTGCGCCTTCAATACGACCGTCAGCGCCGCCAACGTGAGTATTCTTACCAGCATCATCCTCAATATGAGCACGTTCGATCGGCACGCGGAACACGGTGCCGTCTTCCAGCTCAACGTCCAAGTAACCATTGCCATTAGTAGGCTTATCGTACTGGGAAATCTGATAATCACGAGGCATATCTGGGTAGAAGTAGTTCTTACGAGCGAACTGGCTCCACTCAGCGATTTCGCAATGCAATGCCAAACCGAGTTTAATAGCGTAATCAACTGCAGTCTTGTTTACAACTGGCAAAGAGCCTGGCAAACCAAGGCTTACAGGAGTTAACTGAGTATTTGGCTCACCACCAAAAGATACCTCCGCTGGGCAGAACAGCTTTGTGCGCGTGCAAAGCTCAACGTGAGTTTCCAAGCCGAAAACTGGGTCAAACTGCTCCACAGCATCGGCGTATTTCATAAGTTTTTCAGCCATGAGAATCCTTCTTACTTAAGCTTTATTTCACTTTACTTAGCCAATGAATCGAGCCAACCAGCTTTAAGCGACTTCCAGATTGGGCCACTCCACTTTTCTTCGAGCGCTGCTTCCAACGCTGCTGCAGGCTTGTACATCTTTTCATCATGGCATTGCGGAGCAATAATCTGAATACCAACAGGCAAACCATCGTCGCTTAAGCCAGCTGGGAGGCTCAAAGCTGGAACGCCAGCCATGTTTGCAGGAATCGTAGCAATATCGTTCATGTACATGGAAAGTGGATCGTTCATCTTCTCGCCAAACTTAAATGCCGTTGTAGGGCTTGTTGGGGAAACAAGAACATCTACCTTATTAAACGCTTCTTCAAAATCGCGAATAATAAGCGTACGAACCTTTTGTGCAGAGCCATACCAAGCATCGTAGTAGCCAGCGGAAAGTGCGTAAGTGCCAAGAATAATACGACGCTTTACTTCATCACCGAAACCAGCTTCACGAGTTGCAGCCATCATATTTGCAGCAGTTTGAGGCTTATCTGCTGGCGGCATTACGCGCAAACCGTAGCGCATGCCATCGTAGCGAGCCAAATTAGAGCTAACTTCTGAAGGCATAATAATGTAGTAAGCAGCCAAAGAATAAGGGAAATGAGGGCAGGAGACTTCTGTTACTTCTGCGCCCATATCTTTAAGCAATTGCACAGCTTCATTAAAGCGTGCTTCAACGCCTGGCTGGAAGCCTTCGCCGCTAAGCTCTTTAACAAGACCAACCTTCAAGCCCTTCAAATCACGGCGAGCGCCCTCACGAGCAGCTTGAGCCATTGGAGGAACAGGAGCTGGAATCGAAGTAGAATCGCGTCTATCGTTGCCGCCAATAGTCTCCTGCAAAAGCGCAGAATCAAGAACGGTACGAGAAACAGGACCAATCTGATCAAGAGAGCTTGCCATAGCGATTGCGCCAAAACGGCTAACGCCGCCATAAGTTGGCTTTGCGCCGACTGTACCCGTTAAAGCGCCTGGCTGACGAATAGAGCCGCCAGTATCTGTACCCAAAGCAATAGGAGCCTCGAATGCAGCAACAGCAGCTGCAGAACCGCCGCCAGAACCGCCAGGAACGCGCTCAGTATCCCAAGGGTTGCAAGTGGTTTGGTAAGCGGAATGCTCGGTAGAAGAACCTTGAGCAAATTCATCTAGGTTAGTCTTGCCAAGAATTGGCATGCCAGCTGCCTTGAGCTTTTCAATAACAGTAGCATCGTAAGGTGGAACCCAGCCTTCAAGAATCTTAGATGCTGCAGTAGTAGGAATGCCCTTAGTAACAATCATGTCTTTAATGGCAATTGGAACGCCTGCAAGCTCAGGTAAGCCTTCGGCTTCGCCATTAGCGTTCTTTTTATCAAAAGCATCTGCTTGTTCAAGTGCAACATCTGCAGAAACATGCAAGAATGCTTTGATTTCTGGCTCGGCTGCTTCGATTACTGCCAAGTGAGCTTCAACAAGCTCGCGGCTAGAGACTTCTTTAGCTTTTACAGCCTTTGCCATATCGGCAGCAGAAAGCTTTACTAAATCTTGAGTATTAGTCATGTTTTATTCCTCCCCCAAAATTCGAGGTGCTACAAACATGCCAGACTCACTTCTAGGAGCGCCAGAAAGCGCTTCTTCTTGAGTCAATGGCGTAGCAGGCTCGTCTGGGCGCAAATACGCTTCAAGAGGTACTGGATTTGCAGTAGGTGGCACATCTTCGCCAGCAACTTCCTGCACTTTGTTAATGGATTCTGCAATGACGTTTAATTCGCCTTGCAAGCGACTGATTTCTTCATCGCTTAAAGCAATCTGGGACAAAACACCCAAATGCTCAATTTCTTCGCGTGTGAATGTAGGCATAACCTCAACTATATGTGTGATGCGTGACCTTCTTATAGAAGAAAAAAGCAATATTGATAAAAGATTTACACACGTTACTGTAGAAATATTTTCCCAATTTTAGAACATGATTGTCGATCCATATTTTCTAGGGAAAATTATGTGTAATATTAAAAAAAATTTTATTAGTGAGACAATAAGCGAAATAACAATTATTGTCACATACAGTTTTCATAAAATTAACGAGTATAAAATATGTGAAAACGAAGGTCTATGCATGTCAACACGCCATGAAATGTAAATAATTCAATAAAAGAATGTTGGCATTCCAACCTTCTTCATACGTTTATTTGCAGAATAAAAAAATTTGTTTTATTTCACTATCCCAGAAATAAAAAAGCATGTAATAATAAGATGCTATGAGATATTAAGCTAATGCAGCGAAGCATGCCATGCATAGAAGCAAATAAGTTACGGTATCTCATAAAAAATAACAGAAAATATCATAATATAAGGATACATATGAAGAGTACAAAGTTCTACCGTAATGCAGCAATGTTGCTCCTCGCGGGCGCAACTATTGTTCCACAATGCTTAGCAGCACCAGCAATGGCCGCTCCTTCCGCTAAGGATTCTGAACCAGCTACATCTTGCGCAGCTAAGAAAGACTCGTTGAATAATTATTTGTGGGATTTGCAATACGATAAAACAAACATTCTCGCCCGTCATGGCGAAACCATTGAGAACAAATTCTCCAGCGACAGCTTCAACAAGAACGGTGAATTCGTTGTTGTTGAGCATCAGAAGAAGAACATCACCAATACAACTTCAAATTTGTCGGTTACTTCCGCCAACGATGATCGCGTATACCCAGGTGCTCTTTTCCGTGCTGATAAGAATTTGATGGACAATATGCCAAGCCTGATTTCTGCAAACCGCGCTCCAATAACGTTGAGCGTTGATTTGCCGGGATTCCACGGCGGCGAAAGTGCTGTAACTGTTCAGCGCCCAACCAAGAGCTCTGTAACTTCCGCAGTGAACGGCTTAGTTTCTAAGTGGAATGCACAATATGGAGCAAGTCATCATGTTGCAGCTCGCATGCAGTACGATTCTGCAAGCGCACAAAGCATGAACCAGCTCAAGGCTAAGTTTGGTGCTGATTTTGCCAAGATTGGTGTTCCGCTGAAGATTGATTTCGATGCAGTACACAAGGGTGAGAAGCAGACTCAAATTGTGAACTTCAAGCAAACTTACTACACCGTAAGCGTTGATGCACCAGATAGCCCAGCAGATTTCTTTGCTCCTTGCACTACGCCAGACAGCTTGAAGAACCGTGGCGTTGACAACAAGCGCCCACCAGTTTACGTGTCAAACGTAGCTTATGGTCGCTCAATGTACGTAAAGTTCGATACCACCAGCAAGAGCACTGATTTCCAGGCTGCGGTAGAAGCAGCAATTAAGGGCGTAGAAATCAAGCCAAACACCGAATTCCATCGCATTCTCCAGAATACTTCTGTTACTGCAGTGATTCTTGGTGGCAGCGCTAATGGTGCAGCTAAAGTTATTACAGGCAATATCGATACGCTTAAGGCTTTGATTCAGGAAGGTGCAAATTTGAGCACCTCTAGCCCAGCGGTTCCAATTGCATACACCACTTCCTTCGTCAAGGATAACGAAGTAGCAACTTTGCAATCCAACAGCGATTATATTGAAACGAAGGTTTCTTCTTATCGCAATGGCTACTTGACTTTGGACCACCGTGGAGCTTATGTAGCTCGCTACTACATCTACTGGGATGAGTACGGCACCGAAATTGACGGCACTCCTTACGTGCGTTCTCGCGCTTGGGAAGGCAATGGTAAGTATCGTACAGCTCACTTCAACACCACTATTCAGTTCAAAGGAAATGTACGCAATCTACGAATCAAGTTGGTTGAAAAGACTGGTTTGGTTTGGGAACCATGGCGCACAGTATATGACCGTTCTGATTTGCCACTAGTTCGTCAGCGTACTATTAGCAACTGGGGCACAACCTTGTGGCCTCGCGTTGCTGAAACTGTAAAGAACGACTGAATTCATAACACATGATTAAATATAGAAAAATAGAAAAGTAAACACAGGAAAGGGCTTTATCTTGTAGTCAGTTACGAGATAAAGCCCTTATTGTTTTTGCAAAATATTATTTGCAGAATATTTAAATATTTTAGATATCGCGCTAAATATCGCGATGCTTTTCCACAACGTGGCCAATTGCATACATGACTACGCCCCAAGCAAGAACCACCAAGCCTGATTGCCACCATGTAAAAACATATGCGTTTGGTGGAAGCTGTGCACCCGAATTAGGGGAGCCGCCCAAGAATTTCTCCACCGCTGTGGCTGGCAAAAGCTGTATAAGTATTGAATTCCACTTCGCGAAATTGCTTGCAAACATAATAATGCTAAGAACACTAGGCAAAATCATCACGGCTCCAATAACGCACATAATTCCGCCAGCAGTTGACTTGCAAATCATGCCAAAGCCGTACGCCATTGCTGCTACAACAACCATAATTGCAGGAGAGCCAAGAAACAGCGTAAGAGGCAATTTCCACGCGTTGCTTCCAGATAATCCAGAAGTGTTGTCTCCTATAAAGGCTAATTCTGCAGCGCCTAGCGAAACTGCCATTGCAATAAGTTGCACTACAAAAACGTAGATTGCAACAGCAATAAATTTAGCCGTAAAGAACATACCCCTTCTAGGTACAGCAGTAAGAGAAGCCTGAATCGAAGTTGTAGAATGCTCCGCGGTTACAGCAAGCACTGCAAAAATCGCTAGAACAATCAAAGATACAGAAGCAAAACTAATAACTAAGTGGAAAATGCTATCTTGAGATGCAATAAGGCTACTTTTATTGCTCGGCCCAACAGTAATTGCAGCGCTTGATTTGCCTTGATTTGCTCCATTCTTAATGTCAACTTTAGACATTGCTTTTTGCACAATCGCTATAATAAAGCTAAAGATTACTGGCAAAACAATTGTTAATGCCATGCACCACCAGGTGGATGCAAGTCCGCGCAACTTAACAATCTCGGATTTAAGCGTGTGCATAAATGTTAGGCGCAAGTGTTGAGCGTTCATGCTGCGGCCTGTTTTGTACGCGTTGGATTGGTGTGCGTTGAACTCAGAAGATTGCACTTGTTGATTTGCTACTTGCTCACTCATTTTGCACTCTCCTCATTATTAGATTGCTCTACGTTTTGTTCACTCGGCTTTTGTTCACTCGGCTTCGAGCCGCTGCTAGGAACAGCCTTCGTTACATACTGCTCTTGACCGTGTGTAAGAGCCAAATATGCTTCCTCAAGTGACGCGTGCTCGTAATTAAGCTGATATACCAAAATTTGATTATCCGCAATTTCTCGCGCAATCTGACTTAGTTCGCAATCTGTTATTCTAAAAAGTTCGCCTTCTTGAACGTCTTGAGGTGTGCGATTATCTGGCAAAATCTTGCACTCAGGATGATTTTGAGCAAGCACTTGCTTTAGCTTTTCGCCTTCTGGAGTTACAAGTCGCACAGCGTGCTGCGAATGTGCGTCAACAAAATCTTGAACCGTTGTGCGCTTCAAAATCTCGCCATGCGCAATAATCACAAGGTTATCTGCAGTAAGCGCAACTTCGCTCATTAAGTGCGAGCTAAGAAGTATTGCACGGCCTTCGCTTGCGTAATACTTGCATAATTCACGAACCCACTTAACGCCTTCTGGATCTAAGCCGTTAATTGGCTCGTCCAAAATAAGATTGTGCGGATCTGCTAAAAGAGCCGCCGCAATGGAAAGACGCTGGCTCATACCAAGCGAGAAAGATCCTGCTTTGCGGGTTTTAACACTTGATAATCCAGTAATATCAATCACTTCGTCAACGCGCTTTTTTGATATTCCGTGAGTTAAAGCCAATGAATACAGGTGATTGTAAGCCGTACGGCCCCTGTGAGCAGACTTTGCGTCAAGAACTGCGCCAACTTCTGTCATTGGGGATACGATTTTTGCGTAAGGTTTTCCGTCAATAAGAGAAGTACCACTATTGGCATGAATAAGATTTAACGCGCAACGCATGGTGGTAGATTTACCAGCGCCATTAGGTCCTAAAAAGCCTGTGACTTTGCCGTCTTCGGCGACGAAAGAAACGTCGTTAAGCGCTGTTTTTGCGCCGAAACGCTTTGTAATATGTTGAAATTCTAACATAAATTAACAATATCACAAATAAAAAAAAATACACCTAAAATGTAAGTGTTTATGAGTACAGGCTGCTGCATTTTGATTAATATTTTTGTTGAGATCTTGCTGATGAAATTTTAATTAATCTCTTATTAAGATTCAGCAATTTGGTGCTGCATGTTGCGCAATCCACGCGTGCATGGAAACAGCTGCGGCTGCTCCTGCGTTTAGCGAGCGAACAGAGCCAAATTGCGAAATGTAAACAACGTCATCCGCCATTTTTAGTGCTTTTTTAGAAAGACCAGGACCTTCCGCGCCAAAAAGCATAAGGCAACGTTTAGGGAACTTGTAGGTTTCCATAGCAACTGCGCCTGGAATAATATCGAGCGCTATAACGCGAGCGTTTTTAGCGTCTTGTTCCTTGATATTTGCGATTTTTTCGGCTTCTTTATTGCCATCTGCTTGTGCTTTAAGCAAAAGTTGATGCGCTTCTTCTGTTTCTCGTGCTATATTTTCGCGCCAATTAGTTACTAGAGTTTCAATAGTTGGGCAGCACTCAACGTATTGGTAAAGCTCAGTCATTAACGAGCCTTTGCGATTCCATTTATGAGGCCCTACGATATACACTTTTTTCGCAGTAAACGCGTTTGCAGTGCGAACCATAGAGCCTATGTTGAAATCGTGAGTCCAATTTTCTACAGCTACTTCAAACTCATGACGGCCTTTAGAATCGAGATCCGCTTTTATATCTTCTACTTTCCAGTATCGGTAGCAATCTAAGACGTTACGCTGGTCGCCTTCGTCTAGTAATTCAGCGCTAAACCGCACATCGTAATTTGGCGATTCTGGATTATCTGGACGAGGCTCACCTGGATGTTCTTCTTCCCATGGGCCAACTCCTATAGGTCGGAATTCTGGCTCATCGGAAGCTTTTGCAGCCAAAGTAATTGGATTCGGTTCGTGCATGTATAAGTTTTGCTCCGTTTAATACTTTTGCTTAGTATTGGCAGCTAGTCTTTGCAGCTAGTCTTGGCAGCCGTCTGTTACGCAATCTCCTGTGCAGTCTGACTTGCAGTGACCGCCACAGCAGTTGTCTTCGCAGCACGGCTCAGTGCAACCGTCATGCTTGCAATCGCCAGTGCACTCTACTTTGCAATGGCCACCGCAGCAATTATCTTCACAGCAAGGCTCAGTGCAACCATCATGAGCACAATCACCCGTGCATTTAACCTCGCAATGACCGCCACAGCAATGATCGTTGCAGCAATCTTCGTGTTCTGCATCTGCGCGTAATTCTTCTTCACCGAAAGCTTGAACAAATGCCATTTTAGTACTCTCCTTACTTATTGGATTTACTAATTGAAGATGCCTTGTGCCTTGTTCGTCGGCGTCAACACCACCAATTAATGCAACTATAGCAAGAATTTGCGCGCCTTGCTGATTAACAATGCCAAAATCAAGACTTAATTCATTTCCGTGTCGTAAAGTCACAAGCGAAGAAGTTTGAACATACGATTTTTCAGAAAGCCAAGAGTCAAGTAACAATACTCGCTTGCCTTTAACTGACGGACCTTTTGTTGCAGGGAAAACAAAATCCATAACAAAGCCGTCGAGTGCAATTCCTTTACGTTCTGCAGCATGAATAAGCGCAAAAACCATAGGCACTGCAGCAGCAGTTAACGCTCCAACTGCGTCAACATCGCGTTCTAACGAATACCCAGCTTTCTCAATTGCATCAAAAAGAACATCACCAACCAACTTGGAGCCGCGCTGAGCAAATGTAACAGAAAACAGTTCACTAAATGGTTTCGCACTCATATCCGCACAAAGCATGCGCTTAAGTTCCGCGCGCTCTTCTTGTAATTCTGTCATTTTGCACTCCTTAGCATTTAGAGTTGTTCAATTTTTGATGCTTTAATGTTTTTATGCTTAACGATCTTCTACTGATACTTCCGGAGCGCTCAGCTCTTTAACATCAGCTTTATCAGAATCTATAAGATCTATTGAAGCAATAACTTTACTTTGATCTAACTTCTGAAGTTTACGCGCTGTTACCAACACTCGCGACTCAAGCGAGGAAGCAAACTTATTGTAAGCTGCAACTGTTCTTGCCAAAGATACGCCAAGTTTTGAAGCATTTTCTCCAAGAACCGCAAAGCGATCGTACAATTCTCTAGATAAATCGAAAAGTTCTTTCGCATCATCTGTAAGACTTTGCTGCTGCCATGCGTACGCAACAGACTTAAGCACAGCCCACAAAGTAACTGGGGAAGTGAGTGCTACTTTTTGCGCAAAGGCATCATCCATAAGCGTTGGATCCGCTTCAAGAGCCGCCTGAAGCAACGCTTCGTTTGGAATAAATGCAACTACAAAGTCTGGTGCTGTTTCAAAAGCCTGCCAATACGCTTTAGCTCCTAATACTCTAACATGCTCTCGCAAAGCCTTAGCGTGCGCTTTTAGAAGCTCGCTCCTTCTAGCTAATTCTTCGTCACTTGCGTTATCTGGGATTTCGCAAGCACGCTGATAATCCGCATATGGAACTTTTGCATCAACTGGAATTGTTTTGCCTCCTGGCAGATGCACAACCATATCTGGCCTCTGCTGTTCGCCATTTACTCCAGTTACAACAACCTGCGTATCAAAATCAACGTGCTCAAGCAAACCTGCAGATTCCACAATATTCTTTAGCTGAGCCTCACCCCAAGCTCCGCGAACCTTGTTATTACGCAATGCTGCAGAAAGCGAACTAGTTTCGCGGTCAAGCCTTGTTTGCTGCTCGCTTAAGCCTTTAAGCTGAGTGCTCAGCACACCCATTTCTTGCTTGCGTCCTTCTTCAATCTGCGAAACTTTATTCTTCAGAGCTTCAAGATTGTCTTTTACTGGAGCAAGCGCTTCCAAGACTTTACCTTGCTCTTTCAAAGTTTTTTCACGATTTAATCGTTCGCGTTCTTCTCGCTCTGCACGCAATTGTTCTTCGCGATTCACTCGCAATTGTTCTGCTTGCTGCGCTTTTAGCAGCTCAGACTCCACAAATTTCAATCGCTCAGCAAGCTGCTCTGCTTGAGTGCGATACCGTATAGCTTGATTGCCATTTTCCTGCGCTTGAGCGCGCGCTTGTTCATACTGCGAGCGCAATTCGTTAAATTCGCGTTGGCTTACGCCATTAGAGCCTTGCGTTCCATTGTTGTGCTTAACAATAGCCAGCACAACAATGGCGGTTATTACGACAGCAACCACCATTAAAACAAACATCACAATATTATCGAACATACGTTCTATTAAACACTATTGAGTTGACTTTTGAAACATAATTAGACACGTCTTTTAAGCACGTTCAAAATAAAGCAATCCACGTCCACACGTGCCGCTCCATAGGCAAACTGCAATTACAGTAAGCACAACAATGACGTATAACAATATGGATTGTCCAGGAATTACAGGCAAAGTTCCAGAAGGATACCATCGCAAAATCAATCCAATTTTACTTTGCAAACCTTGTGTAGCAATATTCATCACCACTAAAAAGACACCAAATGCAAGACCGTAAAACCTTCCAAAACAGGCTAATCCAATCATTATGAGCACAATATCAATCCACGCATTACCTAAAATCATCTGCAATGTACTAAATAGCTGCAAGTCAACTATACGAACAATCAACACTGAAGCGCCAAATGAAACAAACAAACACAATAAAGCAGCACTCAATGCATATATTCGCAACCTTTTCATCACGAAACGTTCCCACGATACCATAATCGGAGCAAGACAAACGAATGCCGCGGCAATAAACCCAACTACAATAACTTCATACAGAGGAACAACAAAATTAACAACACTACTACCAGATTGACATTGAAACGTTATACCTCCTACCGCATTATGCACATTAGCAGAATCCGGCAAACAAATATAACCAACATAAACTGGCAACTGCGTTACAAATGATCTGAATATAACAAGCATTAAAGAGGGAAGGACTACGGACAATAAAATTGCAACGATTGCAACAATATAATGCCTACCTTCAAGCCAAGCGCGAAAATTATTTTTCATGCTTATCACCAAGTTCCGATAAGACTTGTTGTGGAGTTATGCGGCATTGATTAAGTTCTTTAACATGATTTTTTACAAATTGTTTCAGCTTAGCATCATCAGCATTATTAATACTCATAGCCACTTTATCGTTTGCTTCACCTGGAATAAATCCATATGACCCATACACATCATTACTTATACGAGAAGGAAGCTGAGCAAGCAAAAATGCTGTAACAGAAGCGTTTGAATCAAGATTCTTTTTTACATATACTTCTTTCATAGCATTTGATGCACATTTTGCAGGCACAAATCTTTGTAACACTTCTTGAGCGATACCAGTCATATCACCATATTTCTCAGAACGCCTAACAAATGTATCTGTTTGTTGTTGAATAACAGTAGCTTTAAGATTACGTAACTTTATTAAACCACTATTAGTAAGATTCCAAGATTTTTCAGTATTTGTTGGAGTAAACGCATTTCCAAGCACAAGCACAATTCCTTTGCCTTGCGAATCTCTCTGATTCTTAGGAAACCAAGAAGCAACAGTTTTCAAATGTTTAACAGCACGAAGTTTACGAATATAAGCTTCTTCAGGATGTACACAAACAGAAAAAGCAGTATCTTTAAACGTCGTACACTGAGGCACAAAAGGTCCAGAGCGAATCCAAGGTTTTGGACCCCACATAGCTATACAACAAGCACATACTATTGGCATAATTAAAGAAATACTTATTGCTTTTATGCACCAATAAGATCCCTTTTGCCAAAAATATCTAATATGCGCGCAACAAAGAATGCATGAAACGATAACAACACACACAAAGAATATGCGCAAAGTCACCAACCATGGGTTCATTCGCAAACCAGGCTCAGCACCAATACCAGCATCCGACACTGGAAGTATTGCGTATAAACTACTACCCCAATATCTAGGAAAAATATCTCCCTGAGGGATAACGCCATTACGCATTATAATGACGCCATAAATACAGCACCAAATTATTGCAAAAGATAATAAAGCTGATAATACAATTGCCCAACGATTGCCAATAATTACCCCTAAAGTAAAACCAATTGCAAAAAATGCACTCGGCGTCACGCCTCCACACAATAGTGGAAAATACGGAAAATTTGTAATATTTACATCACTCTGAATTACTGTTGGCAATATACTTACGCAATATAACAAACTGCACAGTATAGCGCCTTTTAGTATAGGAATAGCGTAACGACTGGCTGATTTTCCTGCACACCACGCAGAATTGACCAAACATCTGGGCGAGCAAGCTTTACATGAACACCATGCGCCAAAAATGCAAGCAACAATATCAGACAAACAATGCATCCATGTGACATCAATTCTTAACCAAAGCGCATAATTATTATTATGCGCTAAAAAATTTGCCACACCCAAAAAAATAGGATATGCAATCAAAAATAAGCTAAAAATACAACTGCTTATTAGAGATAATGGGGACATAATATGTGAAACAATCGTGCACTTCTTATGACTTTTCGTAAAAAATCTGAATTCAGTTAAAAAGTTAGAATATTGACGCA from Gardnerella vaginalis ATCC 14018 = JCM 11026 includes these protein-coding regions:
- the gatB gene encoding Asp-tRNA(Asn)/Glu-tRNA(Gln) amidotransferase subunit GatB — translated: MAEKLMKYADAVEQFDPVFGLETHVELCTRTKLFCPAEVSFGGEPNTQLTPVSLGLPGSLPVVNKTAVDYAIKLGLALHCEIAEWSQFARKNYFYPDMPRDYQISQYDKPTNGNGYLDVELEDGTVFRVPIERAHIEDDAGKNTHVGGADGRIEGANHSLVDYNRAGVPLIEIVTKPIEGAGSRAPEIAGAYMRAIRDIVRALNISHARMEQGNMRADVNVSLRRKPTDPFGTRSETKNVNTFRGIEKTLQYEIRRQAAILSEGGEILQETRHWDEATQTTAGGRVKSDADDYRYFPDPDLVMLHITKEHIERMKAEMPEMPRERRNRLQSEWGISDLEMRDILNADALDLVEETVKAGASAAGAKKWWLGELAREANTRGVTLEELPITPQDVAEVEKLIADGNLNDKLAKQTVACVLAGEGKPDEVVKKHGFKVMNDDGALEAAVDAALAADPEVAEKLKAGNMKPMGAIIGAVMRATKGQADAKAVTKIVMAKIKG
- the gatA gene encoding Asp-tRNA(Asn)/Glu-tRNA(Gln) amidotransferase subunit GatA, which codes for MTNTQDLVKLSAADMAKAVKAKEVSSRELVEAHLAVIEAAEPEIKAFLHVSADVALEQADAFDKKNANGEAEGLPELAGVPIAIKDMIVTKGIPTTAASKILEGWVPPYDATVIEKLKAAGMPILGKTNLDEFAQGSSTEHSAYQTTCNPWDTERVPGGSGGGSAAAVAAFEAPIALGTDTGGSIRQPGALTGTVGAKPTYGGVSRFGAIAMASSLDQIGPVSRTVLDSALLQETIGGNDRRDSTSIPAPVPPMAQAAREGARRDLKGLKVGLVKELSGEGFQPGVEARFNEAVQLLKDMGAEVTEVSCPHFPYSLAAYYIIMPSEVSSNLARYDGMRYGLRVMPPADKPQTAANMMAATREAGFGDEVKRRIILGTYALSAGYYDAWYGSAQKVRTLIIRDFEEAFNKVDVLVSPTSPTTAFKFGEKMNDPLSMYMNDIATIPANMAGVPALSLPAGLSDDGLPVGIQIIAPQCHDEKMYKPAAALEAALEEKWSGPIWKSLKAGWLDSLAK
- the gatC gene encoding Asp-tRNA(Asn)/Glu-tRNA(Gln) amidotransferase subunit GatC, which gives rise to MPTFTREEIEHLGVLSQIALSDEEISRLQGELNVIAESINKVQEVAGEDVPPTANPVPLEAYLRPDEPATPLTQEEALSGAPRSESGMFVAPRILGEE
- the vly gene encoding cholesterol-dependent cytolysin vaginolysin, translating into MKSTKFYRNAAMLLLAGATIVPQCLAAPAMAAPSAKDSEPATSCAAKKDSLNNYLWDLQYDKTNILARHGETIENKFSSDSFNKNGEFVVVEHQKKNITNTTSNLSVTSANDDRVYPGALFRADKNLMDNMPSLISANRAPITLSVDLPGFHGGESAVTVQRPTKSSVTSAVNGLVSKWNAQYGASHHVAARMQYDSASAQSMNQLKAKFGADFAKIGVPLKIDFDAVHKGEKQTQIVNFKQTYYTVSVDAPDSPADFFAPCTTPDSLKNRGVDNKRPPVYVSNVAYGRSMYVKFDTTSKSTDFQAAVEAAIKGVEIKPNTEFHRILQNTSVTAVILGGSANGAAKVITGNIDTLKALIQEGANLSTSSPAVPIAYTTSFVKDNEVATLQSNSDYIETKVSSYRNGYLTLDHRGAYVARYYIYWDEYGTEIDGTPYVRSRAWEGNGKYRTAHFNTTIQFKGNVRNLRIKLVEKTGLVWEPWRTVYDRSDLPLVRQRTISNWGTTLWPRVAETVKND